The following are from one region of the Methanomassiliicoccales archaeon genome:
- a CDS encoding hydantoinase/oxoprolinase family protein codes for MKLGLGIDTGGTFTDSVIMDLETGQVIRKSKALTTREDLAIGIKNSLSSLGEELMDQIRLVSMSSTLATNSVVEGKGCRVALIMIGMERRETMPVEHLIEVAGGHSLNGLEQQVLDASKVEEFIETVSGKVDAFAVSSLLSVRNPDHELRVKELITSRCQLPVVCGHELSSQLGFYERTITAVLNAKLIPVIADLISAVKRVLKEQGVSAPLMIVKGDGSLMSESMAGTRPVETILSGPAASIVGAKFLTKEKDAVIVDVGGTTTDIGILRDGKPRLDPEGALIGGWRTRVKAVDIMTSGIGGDSRIIVTKDGFMLSPLRVVPLCVASKRYPDIVEKLKAIAENIPRQRTRYYDANLIPQLVEFFILSKEVPGVELSSIDKAFLGAIKKGPITIFGIADITGIDPYTYSIRHLEELGMVARIGLTPTDILHAMGKYSEFVKEASDLGVAIQSKVMSLNPDDFCSQVRQEVINKIAKEVLLKLIQEDSGHDADNELSRRFIQQLVTREMGIDFSLNLNLNKSIIGIGAPVSAYLPEVAAKFNTPLLLPENSEVGNAVGAITGTIMETVEVQIKPKAGMSNTENPPSIVFSSKGRNAFPNLEEAKAFAVELANREATELATFAGADTVELVCEVKDDYGKIGNGYGGGGILLGTTVVVMAVGKPRMH; via the coding sequence ATGAAACTGGGACTGGGGATCGACACCGGCGGAACGTTCACTGATAGCGTAATTATGGACCTGGAGACCGGCCAGGTGATAAGGAAGTCCAAGGCCCTTACCACCCGGGAGGACCTGGCCATTGGGATCAAGAACTCGCTGTCATCGCTTGGCGAGGAGCTCATGGACCAGATACGCCTGGTATCGATGTCTTCCACGCTGGCCACCAATTCGGTGGTAGAAGGCAAGGGCTGCCGCGTGGCCCTCATCATGATCGGAATGGAACGACGTGAGACGATGCCGGTGGAGCACCTCATAGAGGTGGCCGGGGGACATTCGTTGAATGGCCTGGAACAACAGGTGCTTGATGCCTCCAAGGTGGAGGAGTTCATAGAAACGGTCTCGGGAAAGGTTGACGCCTTCGCCGTTTCCAGTCTCCTGAGCGTAAGGAACCCGGACCATGAACTGAGGGTCAAGGAGCTGATAACGAGTAGATGTCAGCTTCCGGTCGTATGCGGTCACGAGCTCTCGTCCCAACTGGGTTTCTACGAAAGGACCATAACGGCGGTCCTAAACGCCAAACTGATACCCGTGATCGCGGACCTCATTTCAGCCGTGAAAAGGGTACTCAAGGAGCAGGGGGTGTCCGCTCCCCTGATGATCGTGAAGGGGGACGGTTCGCTCATGAGCGAAAGCATGGCAGGGACCCGCCCAGTGGAGACCATCCTTTCCGGACCGGCCGCAAGCATCGTCGGGGCGAAATTCCTCACCAAGGAGAAGGACGCTGTCATAGTGGATGTTGGCGGGACCACCACCGACATCGGCATACTGAGGGATGGCAAACCACGGCTGGACCCTGAAGGGGCGCTCATCGGCGGATGGAGGACCAGGGTGAAGGCAGTTGACATAATGACCTCCGGCATTGGAGGCGACAGCCGCATCATCGTGACCAAGGACGGATTCATGCTGTCCCCGTTAAGAGTGGTGCCGTTGTGCGTCGCCTCCAAGAGATATCCGGATATCGTCGAGAAGCTCAAGGCCATCGCGGAGAACATTCCACGCCAGAGGACCAGATATTATGACGCGAACCTGATCCCCCAGCTGGTGGAGTTCTTTATCCTCTCGAAGGAGGTCCCGGGCGTCGAGCTCTCGTCCATTGACAAGGCCTTCCTCGGTGCGATCAAGAAAGGTCCGATCACCATCTTCGGCATAGCCGATATCACCGGCATCGACCCATACACCTATAGCATTCGCCACCTGGAGGAGCTAGGGATGGTGGCCAGGATCGGCCTGACCCCGACCGATATACTTCATGCCATGGGCAAATATTCCGAATTCGTCAAGGAGGCATCGGACCTCGGAGTGGCGATACAGTCGAAGGTGATGTCCCTGAACCCGGATGACTTCTGCTCCCAAGTTAGGCAAGAGGTCATCAACAAGATAGCGAAGGAGGTCCTGCTGAAACTGATACAGGAAGACTCGGGGCATGATGCGGACAACGAATTGAGCCGGCGTTTCATCCAGCAACTGGTCACCCGGGAGATGGGGATCGATTTCTCCCTCAACCTGAACCTGAACAAGAGTATCATTGGCATAGGCGCGCCGGTCAGCGCCTATCTTCCAGAGGTGGCGGCGAAGTTCAACACGCCTCTCCTATTGCCGGAAAATTCCGAGGTCGGCAACGCGGTCGGTGCCATCACCGGTACGATAATGGAAACGGTAGAGGTCCAGATAAAGCCGAAGGCTGGCATGAGCAACACCGAAAACCCGCCTTCGATCGTCTTCTCCTCAAAGGGACGAAACGCCTTCCCCAACCTGGAGGAAGCGAAGGCCTTCGCAGTCGAACTTGCTAACCGAGAGGCGACGGAACTGGCTACGTTCGCTGGGGCCGATACCGTAGAGCTTGTCTGTGAGGTCAAGGACGATTATGGCAAGATAGGCAACGGCTACGGCGGGGGAGGGATCCTGCTTGGCACGACGGTCGTGGTCATGGCGGTAGGGAAACCCAGGATGCATTGA
- the argB gene encoding acetylglutamate kinase — protein MAINGSEYPRAQELRGKTVVIKFGGSSLGGANDQGRFSRDIALLVSLGVRPVIVHGGGPEITEEMKKNGLPVRKVLGLRVTDDNTLMVAKTVLGRINDSLVSSIREEGVKAIGLAGSECGTIMCRKMGPVTGIENGSEVVADLGHVGEVVSVDPRSIEWLAGLGFVPVIYSICADDEGHLYNVNADTAAAHVARAVRAAEFLLVTDVPGLMREFGNLDSVIREIRTEEVAQLVADGIVKEGMIPKLEACCLAVTKGGTANIICGKDPEAIVAQLLVGENRGTRIKP, from the coding sequence ATGGCCATCAACGGTTCGGAGTATCCACGGGCACAGGAGCTACGGGGCAAGACGGTCGTCATCAAGTTCGGCGGCAGCTCCCTCGGCGGGGCCAACGACCAGGGCCGTTTCAGCCGGGACATCGCTCTGTTGGTGTCGCTGGGGGTCAGACCGGTCATCGTCCACGGCGGCGGCCCGGAGATCACCGAGGAGATGAAGAAGAACGGTCTGCCGGTGCGGAAGGTGCTGGGGCTGAGGGTCACCGATGACAACACGCTCATGGTGGCGAAGACCGTCCTGGGTCGGATCAACGATTCCCTGGTCTCCTCCATACGAGAGGAGGGGGTCAAGGCGATAGGGCTGGCGGGATCAGAGTGTGGAACGATCATGTGCCGCAAGATGGGCCCGGTCACCGGCATCGAGAACGGTTCCGAGGTCGTGGCCGACCTGGGTCACGTGGGCGAGGTCGTTTCCGTAGACCCAAGGTCCATCGAATGGCTCGCCGGACTGGGCTTCGTTCCGGTCATCTACTCGATATGCGCCGACGACGAAGGGCATCTGTACAATGTCAACGCAGACACCGCGGCGGCCCACGTGGCCAGGGCGGTCCGGGCGGCCGAGTTCCTTCTGGTGACCGATGTTCCCGGCCTCATGAGGGAGTTCGGGAACCTTGATTCGGTCATACGGGAGATAAGAACGGAAGAGGTGGCCCAGCTGGTCGCCGATGGGATCGTCAAGGAAGGGATGATCCCCAAGCTGGAAGCCTGCTGCCTTGCCGTTACGAAGGGGGGCACAGCGAACATCATCTGCGGGAAAGACCCCGAGGCGATCGTGGCCCAGCTCCTGGTGGGAGAGAACCGGGGCACCCGGATAAAACCTTAG
- a CDS encoding methylated-DNA--[protein]-cysteine S-methyltransferase, with translation MTSKVDTMTKSMFFYSTTIGRIGIAEDENAISNLWFPKERAPNDAVELETGLLREAHGQLSEYLSGERKEFTVHLAPAGTPFQRKVWESLLKIPYGQTKSYGAVAKDIGSPGASRAVGMANNRNPISIFIPCHRVIGADGKLIGYLGGLDTKKRLLDLERNNP, from the coding sequence ATGACAAGTAAGGTCGATACCATGACGAAAAGCATGTTCTTCTATTCCACCACCATCGGTCGCATTGGTATCGCGGAGGATGAAAACGCGATATCGAACCTGTGGTTCCCAAAAGAGAGAGCTCCCAATGATGCCGTCGAACTGGAGACCGGGCTGCTGCGCGAGGCGCATGGACAGTTATCGGAATATCTTTCAGGAGAGAGGAAGGAGTTCACAGTACATCTGGCCCCAGCGGGAACACCATTCCAGAGAAAGGTATGGGAAAGCCTTTTGAAAATCCCATATGGACAAACAAAGAGCTATGGCGCTGTTGCCAAGGACATAGGTTCTCCGGGGGCATCGAGGGCGGTGGGCATGGCGAACAACCGGAACCCGATCTCCATATTCATCCCCTGCCACCGAGTGATCGGAGCCGACGGAAAGCTGATCGGATATCTGGGAGGATTGGACACCAAGAAAAGGCTTCTTGACCTGGAAAGAAACAACCCTTGA
- a CDS encoding Ada metal-binding domain-containing protein: MRRNASDPLEQQRWDAVQKGDAVFDGVFFYGVRTTGVYCRPSCRSKIPLRKNVEFFDSAEKAEERGFRPCKRCKPDLSGQDRDNSTIDQLKKVCDRYFDDRERLSAELERLDVHQNRVARQFHREYHTTPSKYINELRVSKAERLLQGSDKSMLQIASECGFGSVSSFYASYKAKYGRTPSESRTHRPRAESVDRNNR, encoded by the coding sequence ATGCGGAGAAACGCCTCAGACCCTCTTGAGCAACAGAGATGGGATGCAGTTCAGAAGGGAGATGCAGTCTTCGATGGCGTTTTCTTCTACGGAGTGAGAACGACCGGGGTTTATTGCCGGCCTTCGTGCAGATCAAAGATACCTCTCAGGAAGAACGTGGAGTTCTTTGATAGTGCAGAGAAGGCCGAGGAAAGGGGTTTCCGGCCATGCAAGCGCTGCAAGCCAGATCTTTCTGGACAGGATAGAGATAACTCCACTATCGACCAGTTAAAGAAGGTATGCGACCGCTATTTCGATGACCGGGAACGCCTATCCGCTGAGCTGGAACGGCTCGACGTCCATCAGAACCGAGTGGCCCGTCAATTCCATCGTGAGTATCACACCACCCCTTCGAAATACATCAATGAGCTGAGAGTGTCAAAGGCCGAGAGACTGCTCCAGGGATCAGACAAGAGCATGCTCCAGATCGCCTCCGAATGTGGATTCGGGAGCGTATCGAGCTTCTATGCGTCCTACAAGGCCAAGTATGGCCGGACCCCGTCCGAGTCTAGAACCCACCGGCCAAGGGCGGAATCAGTGGATAGGAATAACCGATAG
- a CDS encoding ACT domain-containing protein has product MKEQAPKESIAEKTRAYIDAHPSIKDCISKDLINYSSLARLIMKDLSVKNEEAVMIACRRYSVKLSKKDHEKDVLKILGNSRLEVKTKVCAVTAKNDWTVLHKLETIFQRLINEKAIMQVIQGAHAITIIADEKLKNEVVNAVGKENVLRVRPSLVEISVKSPEKIMETSGVFSYLSSNLSENNVNVAESVSCYTDTIFIVDEKDMIHAYEILSKMIASAELAEGIEE; this is encoded by the coding sequence ATGAAAGAACAGGCTCCCAAGGAGAGCATAGCTGAAAAGACCAGGGCCTATATCGACGCCCATCCAAGCATCAAGGACTGCATCTCCAAGGATCTCATCAATTACTCATCGCTCGCAAGACTGATCATGAAGGACCTCAGCGTGAAGAACGAGGAGGCGGTCATGATAGCCTGCAGGCGTTATTCGGTGAAGCTCTCTAAGAAGGACCACGAGAAGGATGTCCTCAAGATATTGGGCAACAGCCGCCTGGAGGTCAAGACCAAGGTCTGCGCCGTCACAGCCAAGAACGACTGGACCGTGCTTCATAAGCTGGAGACCATCTTCCAGAGGCTGATCAACGAGAAGGCCATCATGCAGGTGATCCAGGGCGCTCATGCCATTACCATCATCGCCGACGAGAAGCTCAAGAACGAGGTCGTGAACGCGGTGGGCAAGGAGAACGTGCTCAGGGTGCGCCCAAGTCTGGTGGAGATATCCGTCAAGTCCCCGGAGAAGATCATGGAGACGAGCGGCGTCTTCTCATATCTTTCCTCCAACCTGTCCGAGAACAACGTCAACGTGGCTGAGTCCGTCTCCTGCTACACCGATACCATCTTCATCGTGGACGAGAAGGATATGATACACGCCTACGAGATACTCTCCAAGATGATCGCCAGCGCTGAACTGGCGGAAGGCATCGAAGAGTAG
- a CDS encoding peptidylprolyl isomerase: protein MSTENSAQVAKGDIIRIEYNAWTVDTNEMIDTTKEESAKEAGIFNEKFTYAPMPLLVGGGRIFEGLDEALIGAEVGKETEVIIPPEKAAGPRDPKLVEVHSVREFLKQDVEPHPGMEVTMHNKTGIVTSVSAGRVKVDFNRRFAGQSLKYVFTIVEKIEGDENKVKAMLEMDYGTSEGFVITKEEDVVKLVLPDVCKYDSKWTMAKYKVVADLRELFGKVTVDLIEEYVKKDEAKAEEKAPEELGSEEDKS from the coding sequence ATGTCAACTGAAAACTCTGCACAGGTTGCCAAGGGCGACATCATCAGGATCGAGTACAACGCATGGACCGTCGACACCAACGAAATGATCGACACCACGAAGGAGGAGAGCGCCAAGGAAGCAGGTATCTTCAACGAGAAGTTCACCTACGCCCCGATGCCTCTGCTCGTCGGCGGTGGCCGCATCTTCGAGGGACTGGACGAGGCCCTGATCGGGGCCGAGGTCGGCAAGGAGACCGAGGTCATCATCCCGCCAGAGAAGGCGGCCGGACCAAGGGACCCGAAGCTGGTCGAGGTGCACTCGGTACGCGAGTTCCTGAAGCAGGACGTCGAGCCGCACCCGGGCATGGAGGTCACCATGCACAACAAGACCGGCATAGTCACATCGGTCTCCGCCGGCCGTGTCAAGGTCGATTTCAACAGGCGCTTCGCTGGGCAATCCCTGAAATACGTCTTCACCATCGTTGAGAAGATCGAGGGCGACGAGAACAAGGTCAAGGCGATGCTCGAGATGGACTACGGTACATCGGAAGGATTCGTCATCACCAAGGAAGAAGACGTCGTCAAGCTGGTCCTCCCGGACGTATGCAAGTACGATTCCAAATGGACCATGGCCAAGTACAAGGTCGTAGCCGACCTCCGCGAGCTCTTCGGAAAGGTCACTGTCGACCTGATCGAGGAGTACGTCAAGAAGGACGAGGCCAAGGCCGAAGAGAAGGCCCCTGAGGAGCTCGGCTCCGAAGAGGACAAGAGCTGA
- a CDS encoding M42 family metallopeptidase has translation MDKKSLKMIEGLCNAPGPSGFERSVALMCKDYASEFADKVYNDNIGNLMFEKVGDDGPTILFAAHMDECGFIVTGIESHGYLTFNQLGGWFDQVLLGQRVLVMTNKGPINGVIACKPPHLMESEELKKVVTKDKMFIDVGCANKEEAEECGVRLGDCVVPDSQFRWFTKTAFKDGKKAGKRTLAMGKAFDDRLGVCTVLDTLRSIKEGGIHHPNKVVAACTVQEEVGTRGAKTVANSVRPDVAIIVDVDIAGDVPGIDPILAPARMGCGLAITIWDGGMIPNQPLKELVFSICKKKKIPYQLSYVKGGSTDGMAIHVANTGVPTIAVGIPVRHIHSHVGVFDLQDQENSVKLCLELAKALDRETVESLTKI, from the coding sequence ATGGACAAAAAATCTCTAAAAATGATCGAAGGACTGTGCAACGCTCCCGGACCATCAGGTTTCGAAAGGAGCGTCGCTCTCATGTGCAAAGACTACGCCTCCGAGTTCGCCGACAAGGTCTATAATGACAACATCGGCAATCTGATGTTCGAGAAGGTAGGCGATGATGGCCCGACCATCCTGTTCGCTGCCCATATGGATGAATGCGGCTTCATCGTGACCGGCATCGAGTCTCATGGATATCTCACTTTCAACCAGTTGGGCGGCTGGTTCGACCAGGTGCTTCTGGGTCAGCGCGTGTTGGTCATGACCAACAAGGGCCCCATCAACGGCGTCATAGCCTGCAAACCACCCCATCTGATGGAGTCCGAGGAGCTGAAGAAGGTGGTCACCAAGGACAAGATGTTCATAGACGTCGGATGCGCGAACAAGGAAGAGGCCGAGGAATGCGGGGTCAGGCTCGGGGACTGCGTGGTGCCGGACAGCCAGTTCCGCTGGTTCACCAAGACCGCGTTCAAGGACGGCAAGAAGGCCGGCAAAAGGACCTTGGCCATGGGCAAGGCGTTCGATGACCGTTTGGGCGTCTGCACCGTCCTTGACACATTGCGGTCCATCAAGGAAGGCGGGATCCATCATCCGAACAAGGTGGTGGCGGCGTGCACGGTCCAGGAAGAGGTAGGCACCCGCGGGGCGAAGACCGTGGCCAATAGCGTGCGTCCCGATGTGGCGATCATAGTCGACGTGGACATCGCCGGTGACGTTCCTGGCATCGACCCCATCCTGGCCCCGGCACGGATGGGTTGCGGGTTGGCCATTACCATCTGGGACGGGGGAATGATACCCAATCAGCCATTGAAGGAGCTGGTGTTCTCGATCTGCAAGAAAAAGAAGATACCTTACCAGTTATCCTATGTCAAAGGAGGCAGCACTGACGGGATGGCGATCCATGTTGCCAACACAGGCGTTCCGACGATAGCGGTGGGGATACCGGTCAGGCATATCCACTCGCATGTTGGCGTTTTCGACCTCCAGGACCAGGAGAACTCGGTCAAGCTCTGCCTTGAGCTCGCCAAAGCTCTGGACCGAGAAACGGTGGAGTCGCTCACGAAGATATGA
- a CDS encoding cupin domain-containing protein: MKHFKHDAAKVVPGEGYTKKVLIDESALGIPGSFIQEVEFRRGETVRQHHHRYQTEIFYALDEAPFLINGMKVTMSPGDILVCEPGDVHGNPVISHDFRILVLKVGFRENDIYWD, from the coding sequence ATGAAGCACTTCAAGCATGATGCGGCCAAGGTCGTGCCGGGGGAAGGATACACGAAGAAGGTGCTGATCGACGAATCGGCTCTGGGCATTCCCGGCTCTTTCATCCAGGAGGTGGAGTTCCGCAGAGGGGAGACCGTCCGCCAGCATCATCATCGATACCAGACGGAGATCTTCTACGCCCTTGACGAAGCGCCGTTCCTCATCAATGGAATGAAAGTGACCATGAGTCCAGGCGATATTTTGGTATGTGAGCCCGGAGATGTCCATGGTAACCCGGTGATCTCGCACGACTTCAGGATACTGGTCTTGAAGGTCGGGTTCCGTGAGAACGACATCTATTGGGACTAA
- a CDS encoding DNA alkylation repair protein, which produces MNVDEVVEFLRSHGSEVNREGMSRFGIKVDNAFGISMVDMRSLAKNIGKDHKLALDLWEAGFHESRIIATVIDVPAQVTEDQMEQWVVGFDSWDICDQCCSNLFSRTPYAIAKAKEWSSRDEEYVRRAGFVLMAALAVHDKKAKDELFHDFLAIIDSEAADDDRPFVRKAVNWALRQIGKRNVPLQEAAIRTAESVQARNTRSARWIAADALRELRSEKTTNMIKKRKRSTIR; this is translated from the coding sequence ATGAACGTCGATGAGGTCGTTGAATTTCTCCGATCGCACGGGAGCGAGGTCAACCGAGAAGGAATGTCCAGGTTCGGGATCAAGGTCGACAATGCCTTCGGGATCTCGATGGTGGACATGCGGTCCCTGGCGAAGAATATCGGAAAGGACCACAAACTCGCGCTGGACCTCTGGGAGGCCGGATTCCACGAATCGAGGATCATCGCTACCGTCATCGACGTCCCGGCCCAGGTGACCGAGGACCAGATGGAGCAATGGGTGGTCGGGTTCGATTCTTGGGATATCTGCGACCAGTGCTGCAGCAACCTGTTCTCCCGGACTCCATACGCCATCGCAAAGGCAAAGGAATGGTCGTCACGGGATGAGGAATACGTGAGACGGGCGGGCTTCGTATTGATGGCGGCCCTGGCAGTTCACGACAAGAAGGCCAAGGATGAACTGTTCCATGATTTCCTGGCGATAATTGACTCGGAGGCAGCGGATGATGACCGACCGTTCGTGAGAAAGGCGGTCAATTGGGCCTTGAGGCAGATCGGGAAAAGGAACGTTCCGCTGCAGGAAGCAGCGATAAGGACGGCGGAATCAGTCCAAGCACGCAACACGAGGAGCGCCCGATGGATCGCTGCCGATGCGCTGAGAGAGCTTCGGTCCGAGAAGACGACCAACATGATCAAGAAACGCAAAAGGTCGACCATCCGATAG
- a CDS encoding aspartate aminotransferase family protein: MDFEEVKLLSSAYLFQNYGREDICFSRGEKEFLYDLEGNRYTDYVAGIAVNALGHNHPALVRAISEQAQKMIHVSNLYYVQEQADLGEAIASIVPSPLGVSMFVNSGAEANEAALKLASKATGRKQFVACKNSFHGRTAGALSATGQVKYQTGFEPLLSQAFSFVPFNDPEAMKTAVTKETAGVMLEPVQGEGGVLSATREFVKTARDVCSDTGALLIIDEVQTGMGRTGKWFGFQHFNIVPDMITLAKALGGGVPIGALVSTREISKAFTPGSHGTTFGGNPLACAAACAVIDTMKKDKLVERSAELGDRWRSDLAKIVSGHEVVKDVRGIGLMTGIEMGDKAKEFQRYGLERRLLINVAAAKVVRVVPPLIISDASVRVFNDSLESFLSGQ, from the coding sequence ATGGATTTCGAAGAAGTCAAGTTACTAAGTTCAGCATACCTATTCCAGAACTACGGCCGCGAGGACATCTGTTTCTCTCGCGGGGAGAAGGAGTTCCTCTACGACCTGGAGGGGAACCGTTATACCGATTACGTGGCCGGCATCGCGGTCAACGCCCTGGGACACAACCATCCAGCGCTGGTGAGGGCCATATCCGAACAGGCCCAAAAGATGATCCACGTGTCGAACCTTTACTACGTTCAGGAACAGGCCGATCTGGGGGAGGCGATCGCATCGATAGTGCCCAGTCCGTTGGGGGTCTCCATGTTCGTCAACAGCGGGGCCGAGGCGAACGAAGCGGCGCTGAAGCTGGCCTCCAAGGCCACCGGGCGGAAGCAATTCGTGGCCTGCAAGAACTCCTTCCACGGCCGCACGGCGGGTGCGCTTTCCGCGACCGGTCAGGTGAAATATCAGACCGGTTTCGAGCCATTGCTGTCGCAGGCCTTCTCCTTCGTCCCTTTCAATGACCCAGAGGCCATGAAGACGGCCGTGACCAAGGAAACCGCCGGGGTCATGCTGGAACCGGTTCAAGGGGAGGGAGGTGTCCTGTCCGCCACGCGCGAGTTCGTCAAGACCGCCCGGGACGTCTGCAGCGACACCGGCGCGCTGTTGATCATCGATGAGGTACAGACCGGCATGGGACGCACGGGCAAATGGTTCGGTTTCCAGCATTTCAACATAGTGCCGGACATGATCACCCTGGCCAAAGCGCTTGGCGGGGGCGTTCCCATCGGTGCCCTGGTCTCCACAAGGGAGATATCCAAGGCATTCACCCCTGGGTCGCACGGGACCACTTTCGGCGGGAACCCTCTCGCCTGCGCGGCCGCCTGCGCGGTCATCGACACCATGAAGAAGGATAAACTGGTGGAGCGCTCGGCCGAACTTGGCGATAGGTGGCGTTCCGACCTGGCAAAGATCGTTTCCGGTCACGAGGTCGTAAAGGACGTTCGTGGCATCGGTCTGATGACCGGTATCGAGATGGGTGACAAGGCAAAAGAGTTCCAGAGGTACGGGCTGGAAAGGCGGCTCCTGATCAATGTGGCCGCCGCCAAGGTGGTACGGGTGGTGCCTCCACTGATCATCTCCGACGCCTCGGTGAGGGTCTTCAACGATTCTTTGGAGTCGTTCCTCTCCGGCCAATGA
- a CDS encoding acetyl ornithine aminotransferase family protein, with amino-acid sequence MVWTTERDTLEKVPNIIVEPPGPNAKKIIEMDNEFVATSTKAAPIAVESASGAVIRDVDGNTLLDFASGVAVLNIGHCHPKVVKAVQEQAAKLMHFAGTDYYYDIQSELAKRLCQVGPGHYKKKIFFSNSGAESIEAAMKLARWNRPDRKQFIAFIGAFHGRTLGSLSLTASKRVQRERYAPMIPGVTHIPYAYCYRCPYHLEYPSCGIWCADILKEIYFDTITPPEEVAALFMEPVQGEGGYIVPPVGWAKKIYDIINKEGILLVDDEVQAGMGRSGKMWCIEHHGIEPDVACMAKSLGSGLPIAATTFRSELDWKVKGAHSNTYGGNCVACASAMATLDVYEEEGIVDMAAKKGVHLRKRLEEMQDRYEQIGDVRGFGMMQAIELVEDRKSKTPACRLRDKVDELCMKRGLITLGCGKSGIRVIPPIITPLEQIDAGLDVLEKAIGDAVRK; translated from the coding sequence TTGGTCTGGACGACGGAGCGCGATACATTGGAGAAAGTTCCCAACATAATCGTCGAACCACCGGGGCCGAATGCAAAAAAGATAATCGAGATGGACAACGAGTTCGTTGCCACCTCGACCAAGGCGGCACCGATAGCGGTGGAGAGCGCTTCCGGTGCCGTGATCCGCGATGTCGACGGGAACACGCTCCTGGACTTCGCCAGCGGTGTGGCGGTGTTGAACATCGGCCACTGCCATCCGAAGGTGGTCAAGGCGGTGCAGGAGCAGGCGGCAAAACTGATGCACTTCGCCGGGACCGATTATTACTATGATATCCAGTCCGAACTGGCCAAACGTCTCTGCCAGGTGGGTCCGGGACATTACAAGAAGAAGATATTCTTTTCCAACTCCGGAGCCGAGTCGATCGAAGCGGCAATGAAGCTTGCCAGATGGAACAGGCCAGACCGGAAACAATTCATCGCCTTCATCGGGGCGTTCCATGGTCGAACATTGGGATCGCTCTCCCTCACGGCGTCGAAGAGGGTGCAGAGGGAACGATATGCTCCGATGATACCTGGCGTCACTCACATTCCTTATGCTTACTGCTACCGGTGCCCGTACCATCTGGAATATCCTTCATGCGGTATCTGGTGCGCAGACATCCTGAAGGAGATATATTTCGATACCATCACCCCGCCGGAGGAGGTGGCAGCCCTTTTCATGGAACCGGTCCAGGGAGAGGGGGGCTACATCGTCCCGCCGGTCGGTTGGGCGAAGAAGATCTATGACATCATCAACAAGGAAGGCATCCTGCTGGTGGACGACGAGGTGCAGGCTGGCATGGGCCGTTCGGGCAAGATGTGGTGCATCGAGCACCACGGCATCGAGCCAGATGTGGCGTGTATGGCGAAATCGCTCGGCTCCGGCCTGCCGATCGCCGCCACCACCTTCCGGTCCGAACTGGATTGGAAGGTAAAGGGCGCTCACTCCAACACCTACGGCGGCAACTGCGTCGCCTGCGCGTCGGCGATGGCCACCCTTGACGTCTACGAGGAGGAAGGCATCGTGGACATGGCGGCCAAGAAAGGGGTCCACCTCAGGAAGCGCCTCGAAGAGATGCAGGACAGGTATGAGCAGATCGGGGACGTCCGCGGATTCGGCATGATGCAGGCGATCGAGCTGGTCGAGGACCGGAAGAGCAAGACCCCCGCCTGCAGGCTACGCGATAAGGTGGACGAGCTATGCATGAAGCGCGGCCTGATAACCCTGGGTTGCGGCAAGTCCGGCATCCGGGTCATACCGCCGATCATAACCCCGTTGGAACAGATCGATGCTGGGTTGGACGTATTGGAAAAAGCGATAGGGGATGCGGTCCGGAAGTAG